The following proteins come from a genomic window of Maribacter sp. HTCC2170:
- the ppk2 gene encoding polyphosphate kinase 2: protein MGYTAEDFFKAKTRKELIKIAQKKDIKVQKVVKNLKYEIELSKLQSELVNLQQWITKNNLRVAVLFEGRDAAGKGGCIKRFIEHLNPRSSRVVALSKPTDNEKGQWYFRRYIKELPNPGEIVFFDRSWYNRAVVEPVMGFCTKDQYEQFIVQVPEFEHMLYEDGVIIIKFWFSISKEVQNKRFNARLNNPLKEWKFSPVDKMGQVLWDKYTYYKEQMFSKTHTNFSPWIIVKTNDKKTARLESMRYLLSRFDYLDEEDSSNLIQPDPNVIVRYYRNAKQIDI from the coding sequence ATGGGATATACCGCCGAGGACTTTTTTAAAGCAAAGACTAGAAAAGAATTAATTAAGATTGCACAAAAAAAGGATATTAAAGTTCAAAAGGTTGTAAAAAACCTGAAATACGAAATTGAATTAAGTAAGCTTCAAAGCGAACTAGTTAACCTACAACAGTGGATTACAAAGAACAATTTACGTGTCGCTGTTTTATTTGAAGGTCGGGATGCTGCAGGTAAAGGTGGATGTATAAAACGCTTTATAGAGCACTTGAATCCTCGTTCTTCCCGCGTAGTAGCCTTGTCCAAACCTACTGACAATGAAAAGGGACAATGGTATTTTAGAAGATATATTAAAGAACTACCTAATCCTGGTGAAATTGTCTTTTTTGACCGTAGTTGGTACAATCGAGCTGTGGTGGAACCGGTTATGGGTTTTTGTACTAAAGATCAATATGAGCAATTTATTGTTCAAGTGCCCGAATTTGAGCATATGTTATACGAAGACGGTGTTATCATAATTAAATTTTGGTTTTCAATATCTAAGGAAGTTCAAAACAAGCGTTTCAATGCGCGTTTGAATAATCCATTAAAAGAATGGAAGTTTAGTCCGGTTGATAAAATGGGGCAGGTTCTTTGGGATAAATACACTTATTATAAAGAACAGATGTTTTCTAAGACCCACACTAATTTTAGCCCATGGATAATTGTTAAGACAAACGATAAAAAAACTGCACGACTAGAAAGTATGCGTTATTTGCTTTCAAGATTTGATTACCTAGATGAGGAAGACAGTTCTAATTTGATACAACCCGATCCAAATGTGATCGTTCGCTATTATAGGAATGCAAAACAAATTGATATTTAA
- the ppk2 gene encoding polyphosphate kinase 2 has product MSISPEELELLNSKLGLRSLFASKNIDLEKTLREIKYELRLRELQAELVKLQAWAIENRKKIVILFEGRDAAGKGGAIRRITAHINPRYFRIVALNKPTEDEQGQWYFQRYVNKLPKPGKIVFFDRSWYNRAVVEPAHGFCTEEEYKIFMSQVNDFEKMIMESNTYLIKFYFSITKEEQGKRFDDIQKSNLKRWKMTPMDERARELWDVYTGYKEVMLKDTNSDHAPWVIIEANKKTEARIAAIEHILKTIPYNK; this is encoded by the coding sequence ATGAGCATATCACCGGAGGAATTGGAGCTGTTAAACTCTAAACTTGGTCTACGAAGTTTGTTTGCAAGTAAAAATATTGATCTAGAGAAAACTCTCCGAGAAATAAAATATGAACTACGATTACGAGAGCTTCAGGCAGAACTAGTAAAGTTGCAAGCTTGGGCAATCGAAAACAGAAAGAAGATAGTAATTCTTTTTGAAGGTAGGGATGCTGCAGGAAAAGGAGGGGCTATTCGGAGAATTACCGCACACATCAATCCAAGATATTTTAGAATAGTTGCCTTGAACAAACCTACTGAAGATGAACAGGGGCAATGGTATTTTCAGCGTTACGTTAATAAATTGCCTAAGCCTGGTAAAATTGTATTTTTTGACCGTAGTTGGTACAATAGGGCAGTGGTTGAACCAGCTCATGGCTTTTGTACCGAAGAGGAATACAAGATTTTTATGTCTCAGGTGAACGATTTTGAGAAAATGATAATGGAATCTAATACCTATTTGATAAAATTTTACTTCTCAATTACAAAAGAAGAACAAGGTAAGCGATTTGATGATATACAGAAGAGTAATTTGAAGCGCTGGAAGATGACCCCAATGGACGAAAGGGCACGAGAGCTCTGGGATGTGTATACTGGGTATAAAGAGGTTATGTTAAAAGATACAAACTCGGATCATGCTCCTTGGGTTATAATTGAGGCGAATAAAAAGACTGAGGCCCGTATAGCGGCAATTGAGCATATTTTAAAGACTATTCCTTATAATAAATAG
- a CDS encoding DUF6500 family protein yields MKKSLIEKIVQVCDAKIKAKGENVGLSFYAFFSNKNDNPELLMEMAQWWILENKLDHFEKAVKIKAMVA; encoded by the coding sequence ATGAAAAAATCCCTTATAGAAAAGATTGTACAGGTCTGCGATGCAAAAATTAAAGCTAAAGGGGAAAATGTTGGATTGTCGTTCTATGCCTTCTTTTCAAACAAAAATGATAATCCGGAATTATTGATGGAGATGGCGCAATGGTGGATATTAGAAAACAAATTGGATCATTTTGAGAAAGCAGTGAAAATCAAAGCAATGGTTGCGTGA